The following proteins are encoded in a genomic region of Methanobacterium sp. Maddingley MBC34:
- a CDS encoding transcriptional regulator (PFAM: Bacterial regulatory proteins, tetR family) — MSIKEIRKHEKEQRRIYILDVAEELFFSRGYDDVSMNQIAQKIGLNKATLYLYFKNKESIYFAIVLRGIEIFKEMFKDRVGLGETGINKLEEAGRAYFAFYKEYPDYHDAYLYYKSKRFQNSGDEYAIQIEVLTGDIMIIICNAIQEGIADGTIREDVKPIEVAVFVVVTAERIVGLGPSALKVLESHGIDHEQFIEDSMDLWKHMVMKTIGK, encoded by the coding sequence ATGTCAATTAAAGAAATTAGGAAACACGAGAAGGAACAAAGGCGTATCTACATTTTGGATGTGGCTGAGGAGTTATTCTTCTCCAGAGGTTATGATGATGTCTCCATGAACCAGATAGCCCAGAAAATTGGGCTTAACAAAGCCACCCTTTACCTCTATTTTAAAAATAAGGAGTCGATTTATTTTGCCATTGTCCTGAGAGGAATCGAAATTTTTAAGGAAATGTTCAAAGATAGAGTTGGTCTTGGGGAAACAGGTATAAATAAACTTGAAGAGGCAGGGCGTGCTTATTTTGCGTTTTATAAGGAGTATCCGGATTACCATGATGCTTATCTCTACTACAAATCAAAAAGGTTCCAAAACAGTGGGGATGAATATGCTATTCAAATAGAAGTCCTTACTGGAGACATCATGATAATCATTTGTAATGCCATCCAGGAAGGTATTGCTGATGGTACCATCCGCGAAGATGTTAAACCCATAGAAGTGGCTGTTTTTGTTGTTGTGACTGCAGAAAGAATTGTGGGATTAGGTCCCAGTGCTTTAAAAGTTTTAGAAAGTCATGGTATTGATCATGAGCAGTTTATTGAGGATTCCATGGATCTGTGGAAGCACATGGTTATGAAAACCATTGGAAAATAA
- a CDS encoding methyl-coenzyme M reductase, alpha subunit (PFAM: Methyl-coenzyme M reductase alpha subunit, N-terminal domain; Methyl-coenzyme M reductase alpha subunit, C-terminal domain~TIGRFAM: methyl-coenzyme M reductase, alpha subunit), with amino-acid sequence MNNEKKLFLKALQSKFDEDPKENHTNFYCYGGWKQSPRKREFDEYAKKIEEKRGIPFYNPDIGVPLGQRKLMAYKVSGTDTYVEGDDLHFCNNAAIQQLLDDIKRTIIVGMDTAHSVLEKRLGVEVTPETINEYMETINHALPGGAVVQEHMVEVHPGLVGDCYAKLFTGDDSLADELDSRFLIDINKEFPEEQAKMLKEYIGNKTYQISRVPSLVVRTCDGGTVSRWSAMQIGMSFIAAYKLCAGEAAIADFSYAAKHADVISMGSILPARRARGPNEPGGISFGVMADMVQTSRVSNDPAEVSLEVIAAAATIYDQIWLGSYMSGGVGFTQYATAAYTDDILDDFLYYGMEYVDGKYGICGTKATTEVVHDIAAEVTMYGLEQYEYPALLEDHFGGSQRAAVVSAAAGCSVAFATGNSNAGINGWYLSQILHKETHSRLGFYGYDLQDQCGASNSLSIRSDEGLIHELRGPNYPNYAMNVGHQPEYAGIAQAPHAARGDAFCVNPLIKVAFADKDLAFDFTSPRKSIAKGALREFLPGGERDLIIPAL; translated from the coding sequence ATGAACAATGAAAAGAAGCTCTTCTTAAAGGCTTTACAAAGTAAATTTGATGAAGATCCCAAAGAAAATCACACCAACTTTTACTGTTACGGTGGCTGGAAACAGTCCCCTCGAAAACGAGAGTTCGATGAATACGCTAAAAAGATTGAAGAAAAACGGGGCATCCCATTCTACAACCCAGACATAGGAGTACCACTGGGACAGCGTAAATTAATGGCCTACAAAGTTTCAGGTACCGACACCTACGTAGAAGGAGACGACCTGCACTTCTGTAACAACGCAGCCATCCAGCAGCTCTTAGACGACATTAAAAGGACTATTATCGTGGGTATGGACACTGCACACTCTGTCCTGGAAAAAAGGTTAGGTGTGGAAGTTACCCCAGAAACCATCAACGAGTACATGGAAACCATCAACCACGCACTACCTGGTGGTGCAGTGGTTCAGGAACACATGGTGGAAGTTCACCCTGGTTTAGTAGGCGATTGTTACGCCAAACTCTTCACCGGTGACGACAGCCTGGCCGATGAACTGGATTCCCGATTCTTAATTGACATCAACAAGGAATTCCCAGAAGAACAGGCTAAAATGCTCAAAGAATACATCGGTAACAAAACTTACCAGATCAGCAGAGTTCCTTCCCTAGTGGTACGAACATGTGACGGTGGAACTGTATCCCGATGGTCTGCCATGCAGATCGGTATGAGTTTCATCGCCGCGTACAAACTGTGCGCAGGTGAAGCAGCTATTGCTGATTTTTCATACGCAGCTAAACACGCTGACGTTATATCCATGGGAAGCATTCTCCCAGCAAGAAGAGCAAGGGGACCAAACGAGCCTGGAGGTATTTCCTTCGGTGTAATGGCTGATATGGTACAGACCTCCCGAGTATCCAATGACCCTGCAGAAGTATCCCTCGAGGTTATTGCTGCAGCAGCCACTATCTACGACCAGATCTGGCTCGGTTCATACATGTCTGGTGGAGTAGGTTTCACCCAGTACGCAACCGCAGCTTACACTGACGATATTCTGGATGACTTCCTCTACTACGGAATGGAATACGTGGACGGTAAATACGGTATCTGTGGAACCAAAGCAACCACTGAAGTGGTTCACGACATAGCAGCAGAAGTAACCATGTACGGACTTGAACAGTACGAATACCCCGCTCTCCTGGAAGACCACTTCGGTGGTTCACAGCGAGCTGCAGTTGTTTCTGCTGCTGCAGGATGTTCCGTTGCCTTTGCAACTGGAAACTCCAACGCGGGAATCAACGGATGGTACTTAAGCCAGATCTTACACAAAGAAACCCACAGCAGACTTGGTTTCTACGGTTACGACCTGCAGGACCAGTGTGGAGCATCCAACTCTCTCTCCATAAGGAGCGACGAAGGTTTAATCCATGAACTACGTGGTCCTAACTACCCTAACTACGCCATGAACGTGGGTCACCAGCCAGAATACGCAGGTATTGCCCAGGCACCACACGCAGCCAGAGGAGACGCATTCTGTGTCAACCCTCTCATAAAAGTTGCATTTGCTGATAAGGACCTTGCCTTCGACTTCACCAGTCCAAGGAAATCCATCGCCAAAGGTGCACTACGAGAATTCTTACCTGGCGGAGAAAGGGACTTAATCATTCCTGCTTTATAA
- a CDS encoding geranylgeranyl reductase family protein (PFAM: FAD binding domain~TIGRFAM: geranylgeranyl reductase family) → MLETDILIIGAGPAGSMAAKHAALNGAKVLLVDKKSEIGAPKRCAEGVSKDGLKKLGVTPNPRWITSDINKVRLVSPNGTDVLLDEDKVKLSEMGYVLERKVFDKHLAMDAARAGAQIMVKTLATGMSKENDGIIVQMEHMGTPFEIKAKIVIGADGPESRVGRWAGLKTGLKPGNMESCAQFEMVGVDMKQPGCLELIFGSSAPGGYAWIFPKGEDIANVGLGILSNKTDKTAYQHLLEFVDKYPGTQNAQPVELNVGGDPVGGLHKELVTDNVLITGDAAGMVNPLDGGGIISGMTGGRIAGKVAAQAISDGDYSKKNLKEYQKRCQKEIGDSFKKYLKAKEYLLSLSDKELDSIADAFNESDFDRISPTDLLKVLVKVSPKAMLKLGKLF, encoded by the coding sequence ATGCTAGAAACAGATATTCTGATCATTGGAGCTGGTCCTGCCGGTTCCATGGCTGCCAAACACGCAGCTTTAAACGGAGCAAAAGTACTCCTGGTCGATAAAAAATCAGAAATTGGTGCCCCTAAAAGATGTGCTGAAGGGGTATCAAAAGATGGGCTAAAAAAGCTTGGAGTGACACCTAATCCTCGATGGATAACCAGTGACATTAATAAAGTGCGCCTGGTTTCACCCAATGGAACTGACGTGCTCTTAGACGAAGATAAAGTGAAGTTATCTGAAATGGGTTACGTCCTGGAGAGAAAAGTCTTCGACAAACACTTGGCCATGGATGCTGCCCGTGCAGGTGCCCAGATCATGGTTAAAACCCTTGCCACTGGCATGAGTAAAGAAAATGATGGGATCATTGTTCAAATGGAACACATGGGAACTCCATTTGAAATAAAAGCCAAAATAGTCATCGGTGCCGATGGACCTGAATCAAGAGTGGGTAGATGGGCCGGTCTTAAAACAGGTTTAAAACCAGGTAACATGGAATCCTGTGCCCAGTTTGAAATGGTGGGTGTGGATATGAAACAACCTGGCTGCCTTGAACTCATATTTGGAAGTTCAGCCCCTGGTGGTTATGCCTGGATATTCCCCAAAGGTGAGGATATAGCCAATGTGGGTTTAGGAATTTTAAGCAACAAAACCGATAAAACCGCCTACCAGCACCTTCTGGAGTTCGTGGATAAGTACCCTGGGACCCAGAATGCACAACCAGTGGAATTGAATGTTGGTGGTGACCCAGTGGGCGGACTCCACAAAGAACTGGTTACTGACAACGTCCTCATCACTGGAGACGCTGCAGGAATGGTAAATCCCCTGGATGGTGGAGGTATCATCAGTGGAATGACCGGAGGACGCATAGCAGGGAAAGTGGCAGCACAGGCCATTTCAGACGGAGATTACTCTAAAAAGAATCTTAAAGAATATCAGAAACGCTGCCAGAAAGAGATAGGAGACTCATTTAAGAAATATCTCAAGGCTAAGGAATACCTCTTAAGCCTTTCAGATAAAGAACTGGACTCCATAGCAGATGCCTTCAATGAAAGTGATTTTGACAGGATAAGCCCCACTGATCTGTTAAAAGTACTGGTAAAGGTATCCCCCAAAGCCATGCTGAAGCTGGGTAAACTATTTTAA